The genomic interval AAGTAGTCAAGTTTAGTGAAGGGGATTATGTCTTACTCAAAAATAATGAGCGACAACAAACGAAGTTAGATCCAAAGTTTCGTGGACCCTTTATTGTGACAGAAGTTTTAGACGGCGATCGGTACAACTTACGGTCTATTACAAGTAAGAGACAGTACAAGTATCCCCACGAGAGTTTACGCAAAATGGCGGAAGGGCAGGTACCAAGCGAGCTAGATATAGATGGGGATGAAGTGAGTTCATCTGATGAAGCGGTTGAAGACCAATGTGGCATTGGTGAGAGTGCAACGGGCGAAACAGACCGTAGAAACTAGTGTGGCACTAGTGAAATGTAAGACCAGTGTGGCACTGGTAAGAAAATCAGTTGAAACAGACTGTATTGGCTAGTGTGGCACTAGTGGAATGGAAGACCAGTGTGGCACTGGTGTATTATAATGTGTTGTCAATGCTACGTGGTGGTACCTGGCCCGGAGgttaagaaatgaaaaaggaGAAAATGTTACGTAAAGAAAAAGTTGaaggaaaagagagaaagaatttCAAGTTAAGAACGAAGATGTGTAAGATTTTGCCTTaagagaaatgaaaatttataattgataaagaatttaagtttgttaaataaagtttGAATCGAATGATGGCTTGCTTCTCTTTGATATTACACGAGGACGTGTAAGTTGTCAGGATGGCCGTGTCGGAGCAAGTTCAGTAATTTGAATTGCGCGCCTAAGTCTAGAATTGCACGCCTGAGTCCTGAGGCGAATTGTGTAGTGTTGCAAAAGACGAGAGCCTTTGTATACTGTACAACACTAGAAAAAGTGAGACGACAGCATATGCGGTTGTCAGTGTGTCTCAGTGTAAGGTTGATAGAATGAGACCACAATAGAACCCGTATGGGTGTGAGTGTGGTAGTGCAGAGAACTGAAATCGTTCAGTTGGATTGTGAAATAGTAAGAGATCAACACACGCTGAGCCTCGCTTCACTATTTTTagcgataataataaaaagatggCGGAAATAAACCCACAGACGCAACCAACAAACGATGAAGCAATTGATGCttctacatatacatatgtatatatagatataaaattattattattcactttgcaacacattttttctTAATATCTGAAAAGTCCCTGTACTTAAAGCATCCCTGTATTTAATACAAGTAATAATTTCAGAGTCGATGGCCTTAGTAGCTAGCATTtccttcttttattattttgtataataagtaacatgtaaataaataaataatttcaatgtttCCTTTGCATTTATAGCAACTATGGATATAAGGATGCTGTACAGGAGGCACTTTCCGAGGGACTTTCGACGTTGGATTACCAAATATTGTTGGACAAACTGAATGCCAATCAGAAGCGAGTGGTTCCATTTGGCAACACTAGCAAAACTCGTTATACCTTGCTAAAGTGCTTCCAACGTgtaagtattaaaaatttgaatttaatatactatatgtaaatatttgcagattatttcaattctaatttgaatttttatatagttcCAGGCAAAATCCAATGATGTCACTGATGGAGTCTATGAGTCTACTGACATTTCCATTGAGCCGGCAGACGAAACATTGATAGAAgccaatttgaaatgttttcgaaAAGAGTGCCACAGTGGAAATGAAAGTTTGAATCGATCGGTCCTCCTAGTTGACAATTTGAATAGCCCACGTgcaatgttttcaaaatgcaattatgagGACTGTAAATTTAAGGTGatcgattttaaaaatatatattcattattaacTAACCATTTCTCTGCTTCAAAAAGTATAGAGCACATGAATAGAGAAGTTTACAGCTCTCATAATAATGCGTGTGTTTTATACTTTAAGAAGCttataattaataagttaAATTTTGTAGCGTATGGTTATTGTAAGGATCCATCTTGCAATAGCTTTATATTTAAAGGGTCTTTTGATGGGGTGGTTAAAGTTTTAACAAGTAGTCTTAAAATAACAcataataagtatttaaaaaaacaaacgcagtGCAGGGCTGTGAACAGATTTATGGAAAGAGCCTCCATAAAAAACTGTACTGCGTTTGAATAtagagttaaaaaaaataaacaagttaaatataaaaatatatttttacatatggATGCCACAGGAAATGTAGTGCAGCCTTTGCACTTTGTAAAGAagagaatatttttgtattcattagTAGCCCATATCCCTCCATATTGTATTCCCAGTAGCTCATGCAATACTTTCGAATCATACATCGTACGACATTGGAAGATTTTTGTGCGAGTTACGGGAGTCTTGTTTAAAAAATCGATTCAAATGGCCTATTTGCAGTAGAATAATAACTGATGTTAGTTTTGCTATTATTGGGGCCATTTTAAAAGAGTTTAATAATCTTGagattgtaaattataatgcaatttgttttaattatgtatataataatagttcaACTTTTCCTAATGTTTGTGTTCCGTTTTGTACAAGTtacttttgcaaaattatgtGCCGTAATATTGATGAAATAGTTGGTTTGCACAACATTGAATTAAgaacatttttaagaaattgctTAGGTTACGCCTATTCGATTGACAACGTGCTAGAATTAGAAAAATGGTTCAAGAATCTTGCAAACATTCTTCTTTCTCCATGTATTAATAAGATAGTTGATAACGCCAAagcttattttataaattaccGTAacgatacatttttttttaaattttaatgaacaaTTTTTTGCCCAAACACCATTAAATGATAAAGTAACTGATATAACACTAAATTCAATAACTTTGGCAAGTCCGTTTcgtaaaaaatttgaaaccatTTACATTGAagtcattaataatttaaataaatttaatacatcTTAAGCgaacaatattttttactgTCCGAAAATGTTAGAGTTCATTTTAAAagagtatattgtatatgttcCCTTCTGGACTAATAttattggaatatttattgattcatCTGGCAAAAGACCAAGCAATGGGCaaattgaatagttttttAAAGTAGTTTAGCATAGTATTATTAAACCGAATAATAAGAAGTGGATAAAATTGGGCCGCTTTATTCGGAAAATGGAGGAATGCTCTGTTTCCGTCATGAAGCAGCTTcaactttctctctcttcccacGACCAACTAACTAACGTAACTATCATTAgaccaaaaaataataaacttagaATTAAcgaaagtaaatattaaaatgaaatggctGATAAGCGAAAGCTCTCTCGACATATTGAAAGATGGCAAAAGCCAGCTTTGAAGAAGCTTAAAGTGGGaatgtttaaaaatgatttttccaCTTTGGAAAAATTCCATGACTCTAAAGGCAAAGATTGGATGGCAAAAATCCTCTGCTGAACCCTCCCCGAGGTTGCTGGCTGGGTATGATCTGTATTACCTCATTGTCAACAggtagcagatctctactatacgtCGATATTTCAGGAACTGCAGATCCTAGCT from Drosophila sulfurigaster albostrigata strain 15112-1811.04 unplaced genomic scaffold, ASM2355843v2 ctg57_pilon, whole genome shotgun sequence carries:
- the LOC133849978 gene encoding uncharacterized protein LOC133849978: MPPKLMSTKSNYGYKDAVQEALSEGLSTLDYQILLDKLNANQKRVVPFGNTSKTRYTLLKCFQRFQAKSNDVTDGVYESTDISIEPADETLIEANLKCFRKECHSGNESLNRSVLLVDNLNSPRAMFSKCNYEDCKFKVIDFKNIYSLLTNHFSASKRTADPS